A segment of the Panicum hallii strain FIL2 chromosome 1, PHallii_v3.1, whole genome shotgun sequence genome:
TGAGCAAATGTGTTGCAGTCATCAAGCTTTCAACCCAATAAGACGCTGGCATGGAAGCCTGAAACAGCAGGGAGCGCACAATATTGTTGAGAGAAAGAATCATGCGCTCGGCCTTATCGTTCTGCTGCAAAGTGTAGGGACACGACATCTGAAGCAGAATGCCGTGAGTGAGGAAGGACCGGGAAGATGAGTTATCGAACTCACGGCCATTATCACACTGGGCGGATTTGATGGCGCAGCCAAACTTGATGGTCACATAAGAGAAAAAGTTAGCCAGTGTTGGGAATGTCTCCAACTTGAGGCGAACGGGAACATCCTAGTAAAATGAGAGCAATCGTCAAGAATAACAAGATAATATTTGTACCCGGACACACTCACAATGAGAGAGTCCACAAATCATAATGTATTAAATCGAAAATCTTGAGAGCTCTAGACAACGACAACCAAGTGTGACGACCGAGTTGACAAGCATGACAAAAAGTATCACCGGACCATTATTGGTACAATGAATGGCGGAAACACTAGTAAGTTTGGACAGGGCCTCATGCCCAGGGTGTCCAAGGCGTCGATGCCAGAGGGTGGTGGAAGCCGCAGCGAGGTGGGCACGTGACACAGAAGCTGACGCCGGAAGATGCAATGAATATAACAATCCGGAACTATTATACCTGACGAGAGTGGTCCTGGAACACAGATCCTTCACAGAGAGGCCAAAAGGGTCAAACTCAATAGGACAGGTGTTATCAATGATGAACTGTCGAATGGATATAAGATTCTTAATAATAATATCTGGAGCAACAAATACTAAGATAAAAGGGACCGGGTAAGACAGTGTGACCAATGGATGAAACAGGGAGAGTAGACCCGTTGCCTACCAAAGGATAAGATGAACGAGGAGGACGCAATAGGGAGATGTTACCAGAGTAGAGCATCATGTGGCTGAAGGCGCCTGAATCCACAACCCACTCAGTAGTGGCTTGCGGGTTCAGAGACACCGTACTGAAGGAGGAGCCCCATGGTGTCCACGGAAGCTGCGTAGGGGCAGGGTGTTGGTGTTGCTGGAGAGGCGCTTGAGGCTGGTACTGCTGCGGTtgaagctgctgctgctgcagggcACCATAGGACGCCATGGATGGACCAGGGAGCCCGAGCTGCTGAGGCCCAGTGACGCCGTAGGGAGCCATGGCCATGATCAGGGCCTGCTGCTGCGCAGCAGCCGGCTGCTGCATGGCCTGCTGTGGCAGCCCGAAGTAGGCCGTCTGCTGCTGAGATGGTCCGCGAGAACCCTGCTTCGGCGGCGGCCCCGTCCACATGGTGATCTTGCCGGTTCATAGGTTGAACAGGGACGGCCAGGGGGCGCCGGTGTTGCTGGTGCCTGGGTTGCCGCCCTTCCTGCCCTTGCGACGGCGCCGGCGATCAGAGCCAGAGGACCAGGTGCTGGGAGCCGCGGTGGAGGACGCAACACTCGTGGAAGGAGCAGGGCTCTTGGGTGCCGTAGCAACTAGGGCAGTTGAAGGCGCCGGCGAAGACTTGCTGGAGGTGAGCTCTTCAAGAAGCAGGTCGTTCCGGACCTGTTGGAAGGTCGGGAACGGACGGGCGCGCTTGAAGTGAACCTGCAGGTGGGCGAATTTCTCGTTCAAGCCCTGGAGGACATTGAGAACGAGGGTGCGGTCGTGAACGACCTCACCGAGATCTCTAAGAATGTCGGCCATCCCCTTCATCTTGCGGCAGTAGTCGTTCACGGAGAGATCGCCTTGAACGAAGATGCGGAACTCGGCGTCGAGGTGAAGAGCTCGCGTCTCGCGGTTGCCGAGGAACCGATCCTCGATGGCGAGCCACGTGGCGCGCGCCGTGTCGTTGTGTTCGCGCATGCCGTCCATGAGGTCACCGGTGACCGTGCCGAAGATCCAAGACAGCACGACGACGTCCATGCAGCGCCAGGAGGGATGTCCAAGGTACTTCGCGTCGGAGAGGATGTGGCTGGTGAGGGTGTAGCGCTCCAGCGTGAGGAGAACGAGATTGCGCCAGCGATTGTAGTTGGTGGAGAGGGATCCAGAACAATGGGCACGACGGCCTTGATGTTCTGGATGGCCGCGGCCTGGGTGAGGAGGTGGGCGATGGATGCAGCCTCGAAGGCGATGTCGCCGTCGTCGGGGTCGCCGTCCTCCTTGGCAGCAGGGTCGACGGCCTTGTGCTCCAGGTCAGCAGCACGGGCGCGCTCGTGGTCCAGGGCTTCGACGGCGGTGCAAACACGCGCCTGGGCATCGGTAGCAGCCTTggccgcggcgtcggcggcgcttAGGAGGGCATCGCGCTTGGCCTACTCGGCCTGTTCAGCGGCAAGACGATCCTCCTCGCGCTGCTTCGCCGTCCTGGGCGACTCGGGCACCATGGATGACGAGGGCaagtgggtggcggcggcggtagtAGATGAGATGTGGAAGCGATTAGGTCACGGATCGAGAGTCTCGTGATACCATGATAGCGTAAATAATCACGCGTAAATAGATAGATATATTGATGAACACCaattacatatatatatatagaccaGCAGCCAGGGTAATCCTCCTCTAACTTATAGAAACAGAATCAGAGGAGATTACGGGCTGGGCCCACACGTGATCACGCTAGCATCTAGCTATCCATATTTACTAACAATTTGTTTCTAGTCATTCAGTAAACTGAATATTGTTATGTTTTGTACTATGCTATACCAATTGTTACCCTGAAATACTGTTTGTTTTGTTGTAGAAAAATGAATTTTAGTAAACTGAATTTGTGTTGTTTTGAGCATAGTTTTGTCACTTTCCTGAAGGAAAGGACTCTATTCTTACACTGTTGTTTCTTCGTACATGTAGAACATTTGAAGGTTTAGAAAAATGAATTCGAGGGTGGATGATCTAGTTAGGAGGAGGGCGGAAGATGAGGATGAGATTATGCTCTTTGTATTACCTGCAGTGTACCTTTTAAGTAGTAAAATGAAAAGGCTGAAGCTTTTGACGTGTTCAAGGATGCACAAAACAGGTAGATCTTCATGACTGCGGAACCTATTACACGCTTAATATGGCTGAGGAAGGAAATGATATGCTTACTAACATATATTGGTTCAGTCCTTGTGATTAGTAATGACATTTGCTCCTGATGTAACCAGTTTGTTCCTCTTTGCAGCGGAAAGGGAGATGTTAATTCTGTATTGAAGGGTGGTTCTACTTTGGCTTGAGGTGATTGATGTTTCTGAACTTATGAGAAACAAAAATAAATACCTTGTTACAAATGAGCAAACAGCTTCACAGATGCACTACCTTGTGCAGACCTCTGCTCTGTCTGTATGAGCAGAGGTATGCACATGGCTTAGTAATTATTAGTAAGCCTAATTATGATGTCATCACCCATTTCTAGGAAACCACACTTGTAGTACATATCTATAAGTCCATTACTAGCTGAGCAAACTGATGGTTCATATGCAGTAGTAGCAAGCATGCCCTGTTTGTTCTCATCTGTTCTTATCATAGCAAAGTAACAGGATAACCTGCAATTGCATTTAACATGTCTCTTGTCACAATCTTAGAAACTTTGGTTGTCAGAATTTTTGTTGATTATGTAGACTTACTTGCAGGTCAATGTACTAGTCGTCTTGCCATGGTCTCAACATGCGCTAGCTGTATACTTTCATGAATGCATGTCCTGTTTGTTCAAGGCAATCTTGGCTTATTGACATTCATATGCAGAAATTTATATTCAGGTTCCTTTCCTTTTGGCTGATATATATAAGTGTTGCAGCTGTTGGATGCCCCTTTTCCACTATCCACTAATATTTGATCATATGAATATATTAGATGTAAGCTTGTCCCTAATGAGAAATTGTTTAAATGTGCAATCTTTCTCTGACCAAACTCCTAATTGACGCTTACGTATCCTTGCAACTTTGGTCTGAACAGGAAAGTCCAAGGAGGAAGCGGTGACTGATTACATCACCAAGGTGAAGCAGATGCAGATGTATGGATCAATAAATAATAACCATTGTAATCTGTCAGATGGCTCATAGTTCATCTATACATGTAATTGTTCCCATCTCATCAATGTATGGATCGTTTGCTTGCTGTTAATGGCAAAGGGTCATAGTGTTTGCATGCTGTTGACTCTGGCACCGTACAAACGAACTGCCCACTGTTCTTTGCAGTTTCTATTTGTTTGTGATGTTTTCTCGATTGAAAGCTGGTCATGGTCGCTGGATAGGAGCTCAGATTGATATTTAAACAATATCAGATGTTCATTGTTGGTAGTCACACATCTGTTCTTgtttatctttttttttctttctatcAGTCATATTCTTATTGTGTTTTGGAACCTGTGAATCCCTTGCAACTGACAACTTCATTACTGAACAAGAAGTGGAGTCCGGGATTAGGAGGGAATTATACCCTACAGGGATTGGGTGACACGGGAGGAATCCTCCCTAGATTGGTTCCCCTCTAGATCGATGGTTTGAGAGTGCTTTTGGTTGAGCTGTGGCTTTTAAAAAAGTAGCTGTATGCTGTAGTGCTGAAAGCTGCCGTAAGGTGCGGGCCGTGAGAAAGTTGAAAGACGTTTGGTTAGGCTGTTGTCACTTTTAAAAAAAAGTGTTAAGGGAACCCACGTGTCATCCACGGCTCTCCCCACTCAACTCTCTCCCTCTCACTGACGAGCGGACCTCGCTCGTCAGCCcattcttcttcctctcactGGGCAAGGCGcgaaggagcggcggcggccgggggctcGCCCGCCTGGGTGCTGCGGCCGGACTCGCGGCGACAgaagaggaggcggcggtggagcctAAGGCGGCGGATCTCGCGGCGGAGGAGCCCGCGGTGGATCGAGGAGCTCGTGGCGGTGGAGGAGCTCACGGTGACGAAGCCCATGGTGGCGGATCTCGCGGCGGAGGAGCTCGTGGCGGCGGATCGAGGAGCTGACGGCGGAGGAGCTCGCTCGCGGCAGCGCCATCACGCCGGCGTGCTCGAGCTCGCTCACGGCAGGGCTCGCGGAGCGGCGGGGTCGCGGGCCcgtggcggtggtggcggggcAGTGGCGCACCGGCGGGGTCACGAGGCAACGGAGCTCGCGGACGGGAAAGGAGGAAGGGAAAGGAAAAACAAACCGGCACTAACATAATGAGTGGCGGTGGATAATTTTTTCGAACTCCCCGCAGCCACAGCCAGGAAAAGCACCTCCAGACCTATTTTTAATTTTAAACTGAGGAAAAATTACTTTTAAACATTAATTCCAACCACAACCAAAACTTTTGGCTGTCTTTTGGCTTTCTTCGAATGCCAGAGCCGGTTGGAAGCCCAACGCTAGATACATGCCAACCATTCGAGCCGCAGCCGATTGGAAGCCCAACGCTGGATACATGCCAACCGAGTTCGAGCCACAGCCACTTCGAGCTAAAAGAAAAAAGGACGCCGCTTCACGTGAGCGGAGTAAGACCCGTCACGCCACAAAAGGCGTGTGGGCACGTTCACGCCCGCGGCGATCCACCTCGGTCGCATGGGCCATGTGACCACCAGCCCGGCGCATACATACTTTATCCGGAAATCGGAAGAACTCCCGTCCCCTTTCCCCTCCGAACTCGGCAACTGGCACCCGCTTGCCATTCCTCTCCCTCCCTTGTTCTTGCCGTCGGATCACACGCGGCAACGCTCGGCGGCAGGCACCCGAGGTCCACTGAATGTACAAAAGCCTTGGAGCCAAGGAATGTACTGGCGACCGGCGCCGCTggacgcccgcgccgcgccaccGATCGGCGCGAGCACAGCCACACCGCTGTGGTTTGGCCGGTAACTCAACGTGTGGCGTGCAAGCCTGGCGATCTGGAACTTTCGGAGGATGCTCTAGCCGGACGCCGGAACGGCAGCGCGCGACAATTTTTGCTTGGTCGCCGTCCGCTTCACGGCGATCTCCCCAAGGGCGCTTCCCTTTCATGCGCGACGCGTGACAGGAGTGGCCCGAATTGTTCGATCGCTCATGCAGCTCGTACCGCGAGCACAGAAAACCTTACTGGAACTTTTTTTGGGTGATTTCTCTTGAATTGTTTTACTGGTTGGGAATCGAAAAGTAGTCACGGGCAGTCACAAGTTTTTTCTCTGCATTCTGAATATTTGTGCCTCTCCATTTCTGCTGCTGCGGAAGAGCTGTACGTGTCCGGGTGCAATACGTGTGTGCCCACGACCACCAACGGAACGGAGCCACGCGCGTCGCTGCGGTGGGccagggggcggcgcgcgcaggGACACGGAGCCACGTGTGCTGCTGCGTGCATGTACGCAGGCCGGCGCGTATCCGACGCGAACAGCGTCGAGGTCGGAACGCGCCAAGCCAGGCCAGGCCGTGAGGCCGGTGACGCTTTCGGCAGCAGCACAAAGCGCAAGGGGACAAAGGGCGCGCGGCCGCGGTGGGCCGTGCCGAATTGTCGGTCCGATCTGGTATCTCGCCCGCTCGTGCCGGTGCTGGGATCGGCGCTGGCCGGTGCGTTCTTggcgtctgaatttttttttCTGTCTTCAAAACTCGTGCGCCACCGGCAGCAGGGCTGCCCTGCCACCACCGATTCTGAACGGTTTTTCTGCCTGCAGTTCGGACAGTTGTAACAACGTGACAGATTATTTTACCTGCAAAAGAAAACCTGGCAGATTATTTACCGCTGATTCGAATGTGCCTTTTGAATTATAAGCCCCTGCGTCTGTAACGGGTTTGATGGTTAATGGAACCTGCTTTCGGTGTAGAAAAAACTGCAGTCCCTGAGAAGAAAGCAGTAGGAAGGGGGAGGAGAGAAGCAGTTTCCTGGATTTGTTTACCTTTTCCAATGTCTTGACCCCGGGGGAAACCTAATTCGGCGACAGGAAACGGAAAAAACAAACAGAAGAAAACCGGGCCCACCTCTGCCCTTACCTCCTCTCCTCGTCTCCACCACTTTCCCTCTGCGCCCCGGCCCCCACGAAATCTGGAGACCTGGACGCCATTGCTCGCCTTTTTCCGTCGAGCGCAAGGAAACCCGCGCGCACCAGGGGAGGGATTGCCGTGACCAATTCGAAAGGTATCTCCTCGCCGCGCCGCTTCGCCGGCGGCGGGACGGGCCTTCTCCTCGTTCTGCTTTTTTGCAGGGGGGTTCCATTCCGTCCGGGCCGTGAACCTCTCTGATCTGGATTCCTCTTGCAGCGCTGCGGGCGCGGGCGGAATCGGGCCGCGGCGGTGGGGAGATGTCCGCCGGATTCGTCGGGGTCGTCGTGTCCGACCCCTCGCTGCAGGGGCAGTTCACGCAGGTCGAGCTCCGATCGCTCAAGGCCAAGGTGATGTCCGAATCTCTGCGCCCTCCCCTCTGCTGCGCTGGAAACCGCAGTTGTTTCGCGCGTGGTTCGTCAGTTCCGTTCCGGTTGGTTATTTTGTTTTGCCGGTGTCGCAGTTCGTGTCTCTGAAGAGGGATTCCGGCCATGTCACCACGAAGAATCTGCCGGGGCTGATGAAGAAGCTGAGGGGGCTCAATGAGGTGGTCTCCGAGGAGGAGATCGCCGCCTTCCTGTCGGATTCCTACCCCGACAGCGATCAGGAGATTGAGTTCGAGTCCTTCCTCCGGGTACGTGCATCTCGGCGTTTCTCTGAGCTATTGAATTGGAATGTGGACAGCATGACAGGAATCGTCCGCTATTCTCAATTTATTCTAATGGGACTGTGGAATCTGGCTCTATCTCCGCAGGAGTATCTGAATCTGCAGGCGAGGGTGAGTGCCAAGGAAGgtggtggcggtgctggtggcgggGGCGGCAAGACGTCGTTCCTCAAGTCCACCATCACTACGCTGCTGCACAATCTGAATCAGGCAGAGAAATCGTCGTACGTGGCGCACATCAACACTTATCTCCGCGACGACCCATTTCTGAAGAAGTACTTGCCAATCGACCCGGCTGGAAACCAGTTGTTTGATCTCATCAGGGACGGTGTTCTGCTCTGGTGAGATGGCTCTCTTGTTTTTGGCTTGTAGCAGAGTGCATTCCTTTAACTTGTTAAACAAAAAATTATCCAAAGCTAGACCTTTCTGATGGTTGTTCATTTATGGCTCATTTTCTCAGCAAATTGATCAATGTAGCTGTACCTGGGACCATCGATGAGAGAGCAATAAATAAGAAAAGAGTTCTTAATCCATGGCAGAGAAATGAAAATCATACACTCTGCCTCAATTCTGCCAAGGCCATTGGATGCACTGTTGTCAACATTGGTACACAGGATTTGGTGGAGGGAAGGGTATGTTATCTGTTCCCTCCTTGAATGCTGCagtttaatttattttaaaaagTTAGGTGACGATGTTCACGGAACTATCTGTCCTCCAATTCCTCAATGTGTTGTACCGTGCTTGTTAACTTGGGTACCAAACTTGCAACGTTTACCACTTTGTACCAATCTCTATATTCTTTATATCACCTATTAGCACGTGCTCCCTACATTTTCTTGCCTTTTGCTGATTGCTGCTGTGCTCTTTTCCTATCTGCTTCTCTAGATGCTACAGACATTCAGTCACCTTCTTGCATGGGCTCAATATTACTCTCAGTTCATGTTTTTTATCCAAGCTATTGGAAACGCCATGGCTTACACAAACTTATATTGTTTTGCATGCAGCCTCATTTAGTTCTTGGATTGATATCACAAATCATAAAGGTAAGCATTGAATCAAGCTTTGCATTTTGGGCAATTCAACAGACAGACTATCGTCAGATGTCTGGTTCATTGAATAAAGATTTGTTTGTATTTATCATCAGATTCAACTTTTGGCTGATCTGAACCTCAAGAAGACACCGCAGCTGGTGGAATTGTTTGATGACAGCAAGGTAAATAAATGCAGGCATGTTTTACTTGTTTATTTTTATTTCGGGATGTTTTCTTGAAACAAATTTCATTTTAACCCTTACTGTGCAGGATATAGATGAGGTTTTGAGCTTGTCACCAGAAAAAATGCTACTTCGGTGGATGAACCATCATCTGAAAAAAGCTGGCTACAAGAAAACCGTTAACAATTTCTCTTCAGATGTGAAGGTGCATATGATTAACAAAAATGCCGCCAAAATATCAGTCACTGTTTATTTGTTGATACATGCCACTTGATTATATTGTCACTGCATTTGAGTTATATTGACAAACTAAGGTTATGCGACAGTTGTTAAAGACTACTTTATTCTGTTATACCCTTAGCTGGATGTGGTTACCACCTTAAGCAATATAGGAGTTAGGAACAGTGTGTCAGAATGTGCTCGATCCATCAAAATAGGTTTATTTTTTTTCATGCTCATGTGCTTACTTTTTTCAACCACCATGGTCACACAAGTTAGTTCTGTACAGGATGGTGAAGCCTATGCTTACCTTCTGAAAGCTCTTGCTCCAGAGCATTCCCCTGAAACTACATTGGATACCAAGGATCCGGAGGAGAGGGCAAAACTGGTACTTGAACAAGCTGAGAAGTTGGACTGTAAAAGATACCTGACCCCAAAGGATATCACTGAGGGATCTGCCAATTTAAATCTTGCATTTGTTGCGCAAATATTCCAACATAGGTAAATATGACTAACTTTGGTTTCATAAAACATTCAATATGTGACTTATCTCACCAAAACATTCAACAGATAAACCACTAAGGATTCGGCATTGCCATCTGATCCTCACTTGGATGCTATTGTCCTATGCCGCGCAGGAATGGTCTAACCAGTGACATCAAACAAGTTACGCTCACACAGACAGCAACACGTGATGATGTTCTATTGTCTAGAGAAGAAAGAGCCTTTCGGATGTGGATCAACAGCCTTGGGGTTGAATCATATGTGAACAATGTATTTGAAGATGTTCGCAATGGGTAATAAGATATTTGGTATATTTTTTTTCTCTAAATGAGCTGGTTATTAATGTCCATCCTGATGCAGATGGGTACTTCTTGAAGTACTTGACAAGGTTTCTCCTGGATCTGTCAATTGGAAGCTGGCAACAAAACCTCCAATTAAATTGCCATTTAGAAAACTGGAGAATTGCAATCAAGTTATAAACATTGGGAAGCAGTTAAAGTTTTCTTTAGTAAATCTAGCTGGGAATGATATTGTTCAGGGAAACAAGAAATTGATTGTTGGTGAGTTTGTCCGCGTCTAATTTTTCTAGTGGAACTAATGGAACACACTCTTAATATTCGTTTGTAGCATCATGTAACTTAGGTTTTGGGTGTTGTCTTTCAGCACTTTTGTGGCAATTGATGAGATTCAATATCCTTCAGCTGTTAAACAAACTGAGATTCCACTCCCAAGGGTCCCAAGGAAAAGAAATTACTGATGCTGATATTCTAAATTGGGCCAACAACAAAGTGAAAGCATCAGGAAGAACTTCTCGAATGGAAAGTTTCAAGGTGCTTAAATGTCCATCGATTGAAGTCCTATTTTCTTGTCAGAAAACTCTGGATGCTTAGTTTCCTATTTTTCTCTTCAGGACAAGAGCTTATCAAATGGATTGTTCTTCCTTGAGCTTCTTAGCGCAGTACAGCCAAGGGTTGTGAACTGGAAAGTTGTTACAAAGGGGGAAGCTGGTCTGTTCTCAGCCCATATGCATTCAGTTGACCATTGGACTAATCTTTTGCGTTCTTCACAACTGACGTCAAAACTGAATCATAACTAATCTACAATTTGTTTTTCGATTTGTCAGATGAGGACAAGAAGCTGAATGCTACCTACATCATTAGTGTTGCAAGGAAGCTTGGATGCTCTGTGTTTCTGTTGCCAGAGGACATCATAGAGGTAAACCGCTATTGCTAGTAAATATGAAACTTCCAGTAGTGTTGCCACCAAATATAAATTAAATGCCTAGAAAGCACCACTATTTACTGAAATGTTATGGTATCTGCATCGTGTGCAGTTTTATCTCTCTTCTTAAAACAATGATGCTGATTCTCACTTGCGAATTGTTACTTAGTCATGCCATTACTTTATCATTCTTACGTTCTTGCTGGTTCAACAGGTGAATCAGAAGATGATCCTTGCACTTACTGCTAGCATTATGTATTGGAGCCTACAGAGACAACCTCAGTCACTATCTGAAACGCCAGAACAATCAGACCCATCTAGCATGGCTTCAGATGCAGCCTCTGATGTTGGCTCAGAGGATGGTGCTTCAAC
Coding sequences within it:
- the LOC112873247 gene encoding fimbrin-4-like; this translates as MSAGFVGVVVSDPSLQGQFTQVELRSLKAKFVSLKRDSGHVTTKNLPGLMKKLRGLNEVVSEEEIAAFLSDSYPDSDQEIEFESFLREYLNLQARVSAKEGGGGAGGGGGKTSFLKSTITTLLHNLNQAEKSSYVAHINTYLRDDPFLKKYLPIDPAGNQLFDLIRDGVLLCKLINVAVPGTIDERAINKKRVLNPWQRNENHTLCLNSAKAIGCTVVNIGTQDLVEGRPHLVLGLISQIIKIQLLADLNLKKTPQLVELFDDSKDIDEVLSLSPEKMLLRWMNHHLKKAGYKKTVNNFSSDVKDGEAYAYLLKALAPEHSPETTLDTKDPEERAKLVLEQAEKLDCKRYLTPKDITEGSANLNLAFVAQIFQHRNGLTSDIKQVTLTQTATRDDVLLSREERAFRMWINSLGVESYVNNVFEDVRNGWVLLEVLDKVSPGSVNWKLATKPPIKLPFRKLENCNQVINIGKQLKFSLVNLAGNDIVQGNKKLIVALLWQLMRFNILQLLNKLRFHSQGSQGKEITDADILNWANNKVKASGRTSRMESFKDKSLSNGLFFLELLSAVQPRVVNWKVVTKGEADEDKKLNATYIISVARKLGCSVFLLPEDIIEVNQKMILALTASIMYWSLQRQPQSLSETPEQSDPSSMASDAASDVGSEDGASTIAPSESEEVNSLSDSISNLTMDDATSNAPSTENGNVVADS